One Thermus hydrothermalis genomic region harbors:
- a CDS encoding YbfB/YjiJ family MFS transporter, whose protein sequence is MATKALLLALGPGVALGLGRFAYALVLPLMQAAWGLSYAQGGLLGSANTLGYFLGALFSHRLLAWLGYRRGFFLALLLQGGVLALTGAGGYTWAFGLRLLQGALGALVFVGGAALLMALGGTGRALGAYYGGVGLGILLAPWLLLGADTPEGAFGRLGLGGFLLSLAPLAAWGALKEPPPPARGEGSLRPILPLLLAYGLYGAGYIGYMTFVTTAVGDWTLLFTLLGLGALLTGVVWGPWVERVGGRRGLFHVLLVLFLGSLPPLAQGLPGLSAFLFGLSFLGVITAITQAFRALLPPSAWPRAMGLSTAAFALGQALGPALAGLGAEALGRGEGALWVASGLLAFALLPAWPQRP, encoded by the coding sequence ATGGCTACTAAAGCCCTCCTCCTCGCCCTGGGGCCAGGGGTGGCCCTGGGCCTTGGGCGCTTCGCTTACGCTTTGGTCCTCCCCCTCATGCAGGCCGCCTGGGGGCTTTCCTACGCCCAGGGGGGGCTTTTGGGTAGCGCCAACACCTTGGGCTACTTCCTGGGGGCCCTCTTTAGCCACCGCCTTCTGGCATGGCTCGGCTACCGAAGGGGGTTTTTCCTGGCTCTCCTCCTTCAAGGAGGGGTCCTTGCCCTCACCGGGGCGGGGGGCTACACCTGGGCCTTTGGCCTGAGGCTTCTCCAGGGCGCGCTCGGGGCTCTGGTCTTCGTGGGCGGGGCTGCCCTGCTCATGGCCCTTGGGGGTACGGGCCGGGCCTTGGGCGCCTACTACGGCGGGGTGGGCCTTGGCATCCTCCTCGCCCCTTGGCTCCTCCTGGGGGCGGACACGCCGGAAGGGGCCTTCGGGCGGCTTGGCCTTGGGGGCTTTCTCCTCTCCCTAGCCCCCCTCGCCGCCTGGGGAGCGCTCAAGGAACCCCCGCCCCCCGCCCGGGGGGAGGGAAGCCTCAGGCCCATCCTCCCCCTCCTCCTGGCCTACGGCCTTTACGGGGCGGGGTACATCGGCTACATGACCTTCGTGACCACGGCGGTGGGGGACTGGACCCTGCTATTCACCCTCCTCGGCCTGGGGGCCCTCCTCACGGGGGTGGTCTGGGGCCCCTGGGTGGAGCGGGTGGGGGGGAGGCGGGGGCTATTCCACGTACTCCTGGTGCTCTTTCTGGGAAGCTTACCCCCCTTGGCCCAAGGGCTTCCCGGGCTTAGCGCCTTCCTCTTTGGCCTCTCCTTCCTGGGGGTCATCACCGCCATCACCCAGGCCTTCCGCGCCCTCCTCCCCCCTTCCGCCTGGCCTAGGGCCATGGGGCTTTCCACGGCAGCCTTCGCCCTGGGCCAAGCCTTAGGCCCGGCCCTGGCGGGCCTGGGGGCCGAGGCCCTGGGCCGGGGAGAGGGGGCCTTGTGGGTGGCAAGCGGCCTCCTGGCCTTCGCCCTCCTCCCCGCCTGGCCTCAGAGGCCGTAA
- a CDS encoding carboxypeptidase M32 — protein sequence MTPETAYQNLLEFQRETAYLASLGALAAWDQRTMIPKKGHEHRARQMAALARLLHQRMTDPRIGEWLEKVEGSSLVQDPYSDAAVNVREWRQAYERTRAIPERLAVELAQAESESESFWEEARPRNDWQGFLPYLKRVFSLTQEKAKILYSLPPAPGDPPYGEVYDALLDGYEPGMRVAELLPLFAELREGLKKLLDQIQGSPKRPRTEVLHRHYPKEAQRAFALELLQACGYDLEAGRLDPTAHPFEISIGPGDVRITTRYFEDFFNAGIFGTLHEMGHALYEQGLPKEHWGTPRGEAVSLGVHESQSRTWENLVGRSRGFWERFFPRAKEVFPSLADVHLEEFHFAVNAVEPSLIRVEADEVTYNLHILVRLELEVALFRGELALEDLSEAWAEKYRAYLGVAPKDYKDGVMQDVHWSGGLFGYFPTYTLGNLYAAQFFKKAEAELGALEPFFARGEFRPFLDWSRAKIHAEGSRLRPKALVERVTGEAPSAKPFLAYLERKFSALYGL from the coding sequence GTGACGCCGGAAACCGCTTACCAAAACCTCTTGGAGTTCCAAAGGGAAACCGCCTACCTGGCCTCCTTAGGGGCCTTGGCCGCCTGGGACCAACGCACCATGATCCCCAAGAAGGGGCACGAGCACCGGGCAAGGCAGATGGCCGCCCTGGCCCGGCTCCTCCACCAGCGCATGACCGACCCCCGGATCGGGGAGTGGCTGGAGAAGGTGGAGGGTTCTAGCCTGGTGCAGGACCCCTATTCGGATGCGGCGGTGAACGTGCGGGAGTGGCGCCAGGCCTACGAGAGGACCCGGGCCATTCCCGAAAGGCTTGCCGTGGAGCTTGCCCAGGCGGAAAGCGAGAGCGAAAGCTTCTGGGAAGAGGCGAGGCCCCGCAACGATTGGCAAGGTTTCCTCCCGTATCTGAAGCGGGTTTTCTCCCTCACCCAGGAGAAGGCAAAGATCCTCTATAGCCTTCCCCCCGCTCCTGGGGACCCGCCCTACGGGGAGGTCTACGACGCCCTTTTGGACGGGTACGAGCCGGGGATGCGCGTGGCGGAGCTTTTGCCCCTCTTCGCCGAGCTCAGGGAGGGATTGAAGAAGCTTCTGGACCAAATCCAGGGTAGCCCCAAGCGGCCCAGGACGGAGGTCCTCCACCGCCATTACCCCAAGGAGGCCCAGCGGGCCTTTGCCCTGGAGCTTCTTCAGGCGTGCGGGTATGACCTCGAGGCCGGCCGCCTGGACCCCACGGCCCACCCCTTTGAGATCTCCATCGGCCCCGGGGACGTGCGCATCACCACCCGGTACTTTGAGGACTTCTTCAACGCCGGCATCTTCGGCACCCTGCACGAGATGGGCCACGCCCTCTACGAGCAGGGCCTGCCCAAGGAGCACTGGGGCACCCCCAGGGGGGAGGCGGTCTCCTTGGGGGTGCACGAGTCGCAAAGCCGCACCTGGGAGAACCTGGTGGGCCGCTCCCGGGGCTTTTGGGAGCGCTTCTTCCCCCGGGCGAAGGAGGTCTTCCCCAGCCTCGCCGACGTGCACCTGGAGGAGTTCCACTTCGCCGTGAACGCCGTGGAGCCCTCCCTGATCCGGGTGGAGGCGGACGAGGTCACCTACAACCTCCACATCCTGGTGCGCCTGGAGCTCGAGGTGGCCCTCTTCCGGGGCGAGCTCGCCCTGGAAGACCTCTCCGAGGCCTGGGCGGAGAAGTACCGGGCCTACCTTGGGGTAGCGCCCAAGGACTACAAGGACGGGGTCATGCAGGACGTCCACTGGTCCGGGGGGCTTTTCGGCTACTTCCCCACCTACACCCTGGGCAACCTCTACGCCGCCCAGTTCTTCAAGAAGGCGGAGGCGGAGCTTGGGGCCTTGGAGCCCTTCTTCGCCCGGGGGGAGTTCCGCCCCTTTTTGGACTGGAGCCGGGCCAAGATCCACGCCGAGGGGAGCCGCCTCCGCCCCAAGGCCCTGGTGGAGCGGGTGACCGGGGAGGCCCCAAGCGCCAAGCCCTTCCTCGCCTACCTGGAGCGCAAGTTCAGCGCCCTTTACGGCCTCTGA
- a CDS encoding prepilin peptidase — protein MWPLFALVLGLVVGSFLNVVIHRLPKGESIAFPPSRCPHCGHRLSPMDLVPVLSYLALKGRCRYCGKPISPRYPLVEGLTGGLFLLAALFYPPSVEALLVFAFLGLLVALSFIDLDTFELPDALTYGLLFLGLFSAWLRSFPLPFREALDGALLAAGGLGLIAGYANLFLRRFQEGRAEVPVGPHQVHMAALFGALLGPGVGMALAFLTWALSARTGKPVVLPDRLTLPLLPLALLLAPALDLDFLLSLKGALLAAGGLALAGGLYWAFRPVPEGEEEEPVAMGYGDVKLLGALGAWLGPYAFLALFLGVFAGAVVGLLFRQRKIPFGPYLALGGVAAFFFGETLWRAYLAWLGLG, from the coding sequence ATGTGGCCCCTCTTCGCCCTGGTCTTAGGCCTCGTGGTGGGCTCATTCCTCAACGTGGTCATCCACCGCCTGCCCAAAGGGGAGTCCATCGCCTTCCCCCCTTCCCGTTGCCCCCATTGCGGGCATCGGCTTTCCCCCATGGACCTGGTCCCCGTCCTTTCCTACCTGGCCCTTAAGGGGCGGTGCCGCTACTGCGGCAAGCCCATAAGCCCCCGCTACCCCCTGGTGGAGGGCCTAACCGGGGGGCTTTTCCTCCTCGCCGCCCTCTTCTACCCGCCCTCGGTGGAAGCCCTTTTGGTCTTCGCCTTCTTGGGCCTCCTGGTGGCCCTTTCCTTCATTGACCTGGACACCTTTGAGCTTCCCGATGCCCTCACCTACGGCCTCCTCTTCCTGGGTCTCTTCTCCGCCTGGCTCCGCTCCTTTCCCCTTCCCTTCCGGGAAGCCCTGGACGGGGCCCTCCTGGCGGCGGGGGGGCTTGGGCTCATCGCCGGCTACGCCAACCTCTTCCTGAGGCGCTTCCAAGAGGGCCGGGCGGAGGTGCCCGTGGGCCCCCACCAGGTGCATATGGCAGCCCTTTTCGGGGCGCTTTTGGGCCCCGGGGTGGGGATGGCCCTGGCCTTCCTCACCTGGGCCCTTTCCGCCCGAACGGGGAAGCCCGTGGTCCTCCCCGACCGCCTCACCCTGCCCCTCCTGCCCCTCGCCCTCCTCCTCGCCCCCGCCCTGGACCTGGACTTCCTCCTAAGCCTTAAGGGGGCCCTCCTCGCCGCCGGGGGCCTGGCCCTGGCCGGGGGGCTTTACTGGGCCTTCCGGCCGGTGCCGGAGGGCGAGGAAGAGGAGCCCGTGGCCATGGGCTACGGGGACGTGAAGCTCCTTGGGGCCTTAGGGGCTTGGCTTGGGCCCTACGCCTTCCTGGCCCTTTTCCTTGGGGTCTTCGCCGGAGCCGTGGTGGGCCTCCTCTTCCGCCAACGCAAAATCCCCTTCGGCCCCTATTTGGCCCTTGGGGGGGTGGCGGCCTTCTTCTTTGGAGAAACCCTGTGGCGGGCCTACCTGGCTTGGCTTGGGCTCGGCTAG
- a CDS encoding ABC transporter permease, with protein sequence MLELFLAEFWRSLLYLRRYPLELLGAVVTLSLIFYLLFLGARFLAGPGAEFGGRLEAVLVGYLLWTFALSAYNGLSFGLMEEAQTGTLEQVFLTPYGPIPLFLVRNLAGLLSQGLLVFLIALVLMALTGARLAFAPGVVLPFLAVLLGGYGLGFAMGSLALLYKRVGQLLGLSQFLLLFLLQAPGKGLFALLPLAPGAALARGMLAEGAPLDPGALGLAFLNGLAYLGLGVLLFQGAVRRAKRLGLLHGY encoded by the coding sequence CGCCGCTATCCTTTGGAGCTTTTGGGGGCGGTGGTCACCCTGAGCCTCATCTTCTACCTCCTCTTCCTGGGCGCCCGCTTCCTGGCGGGACCGGGGGCGGAGTTCGGGGGAAGGCTGGAAGCGGTCCTGGTGGGCTACCTCCTTTGGACCTTTGCCCTATCCGCTTACAACGGCCTTTCCTTCGGCCTCATGGAGGAAGCTCAGACGGGCACCCTGGAGCAGGTCTTCCTCACCCCCTATGGCCCCATCCCCCTCTTTCTGGTGCGGAACTTGGCGGGACTCCTTTCCCAGGGGCTCTTGGTCTTCCTCATCGCCCTGGTGCTCATGGCCCTCACCGGGGCCCGCCTGGCCTTCGCCCCTGGGGTGGTCCTCCCCTTCCTGGCGGTGCTTTTGGGCGGCTATGGCCTAGGCTTCGCCATGGGTAGCCTTGCCCTCCTCTACAAACGGGTGGGCCAGCTTCTGGGGCTTTCCCAGTTCCTCCTCCTCTTCCTCCTCCAGGCTCCGGGCAAGGGGCTTTTCGCCCTCCTGCCCTTGGCCCCGGGGGCGGCCCTGGCCCGGGGGATGCTGGCGGAGGGCGCGCCCTTGGACCCCGGGGCCTTAGGCCTTGCCTTTCTCAACGGGCTCGCCTATTTGGGCTTGGGCGTCCTCCTCTTCCAGGGGGCGGTGCGCCGGGCCAAGCGGCTTGGGCTTCTCCATGGCTACTAA